In Pseudomonas fluorescens NCIMB 11764, a single window of DNA contains:
- the ftsB gene encoding cell division protein FtsB produces the protein MRSPNWLFLVLLLLLAGLQYRLWVGNGSLAQVAELTQQIADQHAENEGLLERNRVMDAEVSELKKGMETVEERARHELGMVKDGETLYQLAQ, from the coding sequence ATGCGCAGTCCCAATTGGTTGTTCCTCGTCTTGCTCTTGTTGCTGGCTGGCCTGCAATACCGCCTGTGGGTGGGTAATGGCAGTCTTGCGCAAGTGGCCGAGCTGACTCAGCAGATCGCGGATCAACACGCTGAGAACGAAGGGCTGCTTGAGCGCAATCGGGTGATGGACGCCGAAGTCAGTGAATTGAAAAAAGGCATGGAGACCGTTGAAGAGCGGGCTCGCCATGAGCTGGGCATGGTCAAGGACGGTGAAACCCTTTACCAGTTGGCTCAATGA
- the tilS gene encoding tRNA lysidine(34) synthetase TilS has product MDRPSIDLPSRLLLNLKRWRNAPAWRIAFSGGLDSTVLLHLLAYLAKTEILPDLNAIHIHHGLQAVADAWPEHCQSVCDELGVPLQVVHVQVRPGASLERAARDARYGAFIEATQTNEVLLTAQHRDDQAETLLFRLLRGAGVRGLSGVPSQRPLGRGHLLRPLLDVSRAELEAYATEHQLRWIEDPSNQDHQFSRNYLRHQVLPVMTKRWPQAVTSMARSAAHLSEARGLLDELAQIDLAHARTVGEFDWLGVPSLELSPIAKLSAARQRNAVSHWLAALTRLPDSDHWSGWEDLRDATGDARPIWRLADGELHRAGGRLWWLSGHWLRPVLGIGSWTDPSQALVLPGNGELRFTGQPPEGPLHIRYREGGEAMSLPDRGHRDLKRLLNERGVPGFVRGRLPLLYRGEQLLAVANLRGLNGSEQDGWNLHWQPPSEDQGLS; this is encoded by the coding sequence ATGGATCGGCCCTCGATTGATTTGCCTTCCCGGCTTTTGCTGAATCTGAAACGGTGGCGCAACGCCCCGGCCTGGCGCATCGCTTTCAGCGGCGGCCTTGATTCCACCGTCCTGCTGCACCTTCTCGCTTATCTCGCAAAAACCGAAATCCTCCCCGATCTCAACGCCATACACATTCATCACGGCCTCCAGGCTGTGGCTGATGCGTGGCCGGAACACTGCCAGTCGGTCTGTGATGAGCTGGGTGTACCTTTGCAGGTCGTTCACGTTCAGGTTCGGCCCGGCGCCAGCCTCGAGCGTGCAGCCCGTGATGCGCGATATGGCGCGTTCATCGAGGCCACGCAAACCAACGAAGTGCTACTGACCGCCCAACACCGCGATGACCAGGCCGAAACCCTGTTGTTCCGATTGCTGCGTGGGGCCGGGGTAAGAGGCTTGTCGGGGGTGCCGAGCCAACGCCCGTTGGGTCGGGGGCATCTGCTGCGGCCGCTGCTCGATGTTTCGCGCGCAGAGCTTGAGGCTTACGCGACCGAGCATCAATTGAGGTGGATCGAAGACCCTTCGAACCAGGATCATCAATTCTCGCGCAATTACCTGCGGCATCAGGTGTTGCCGGTCATGACCAAGCGTTGGCCTCAAGCCGTGACGAGCATGGCCCGCAGCGCTGCGCATCTGAGTGAAGCCCGGGGATTGCTTGATGAGTTGGCGCAAATCGATCTGGCGCATGCCCGCACCGTCGGTGAATTCGATTGGCTGGGTGTGCCGTCCCTTGAGCTGTCGCCGATTGCAAAGCTGTCCGCCGCTCGCCAGCGAAATGCAGTGAGTCACTGGCTCGCCGCGCTGACGCGTCTGCCAGACAGTGACCACTGGTCGGGTTGGGAGGATTTGCGTGATGCCACCGGCGATGCTCGTCCGATTTGGCGTTTGGCGGACGGTGAGCTGCATCGGGCGGGCGGACGCCTCTGGTGGTTATCCGGTCATTGGCTGAGACCTGTACTTGGCATCGGGAGCTGGACTGATCCCTCGCAAGCGTTGGTTTTGCCTGGCAACGGCGAACTCAGGTTCACCGGGCAACCCCCGGAAGGCCCGCTACATATCCGCTATCGCGAGGGCGGCGAGGCCATGAGCCTGCCCGATCGCGGCCATCGGGACCTGAAGCGCTTGCTCAATGAACGCGGGGTTCCAGGGTTCGTCCGTGGCAGATTGCCGCTGCTGTACCGGGGCGAGCAATTGCTGGCGGTAGCCAACCTGCGGGGCTTGAATGGCAGTGAGCAGGACGGCTGGAATTTACATTGGCAGCCACCGAGCGAAGATCAAGGTTTGAGCTGA
- the kdsA gene encoding 3-deoxy-8-phosphooctulonate synthase gives MAQKIIRVGEIEIANDKPMVLFGGMNVLESRDMAMQVCEEYVKVTEKLGIPYVFKASFDKANRSSVTSYRGPGLEEGMRIFQDIKQAFGVPIITDVHEPEQAAVVAEVCDIIQLPAFLSRQTDLVVAMARTGAVINIKKAQFLAPQEMKHILNKCVEAGNDQLILCERGSSFGYNNLVVDMLGFGIMKQFEYPVFFDVTHALQMPGGRSDSAGGRRAQVLDLAKAGMSQSLAGLFLEAHPDPDNAKCDGPCALRLDKLEPFLAQLKALDELVKSFPTVETA, from the coding sequence ATGGCGCAGAAGATCATCCGCGTAGGCGAAATCGAGATTGCCAACGACAAGCCAATGGTGCTGTTCGGTGGCATGAACGTGCTGGAAAGCCGCGACATGGCGATGCAGGTCTGCGAAGAGTACGTGAAGGTTACCGAGAAACTCGGTATCCCTTACGTGTTCAAGGCCAGCTTCGACAAGGCCAACCGTTCCTCAGTGACCTCTTACCGTGGCCCCGGCCTGGAAGAGGGCATGCGGATTTTCCAGGACATCAAGCAAGCCTTCGGCGTGCCGATCATCACCGACGTCCACGAGCCTGAGCAGGCCGCGGTCGTCGCTGAAGTCTGCGACATCATCCAGCTGCCGGCCTTCCTGTCGCGCCAGACCGACCTCGTGGTCGCGATGGCCAGGACCGGTGCGGTGATCAACATCAAGAAGGCCCAGTTCCTCGCGCCTCAGGAGATGAAACACATCCTGAACAAGTGCGTGGAAGCGGGTAACGATCAGTTGATCCTCTGTGAGCGCGGTTCGAGCTTCGGCTACAACAACCTGGTCGTCGACATGCTCGGCTTCGGCATCATGAAGCAGTTCGAATACCCGGTGTTCTTCGACGTGACCCACGCGCTGCAAATGCCCGGCGGTCGCTCCGATTCCGCCGGCGGTCGCCGCGCCCAGGTCCTCGATCTGGCGAAGGCTGGCATGAGCCAGTCATTGGCCGGTCTGTTCCTCGAAGCGCACCCGGACCCGGACAACGCCAAATGCGACGGCCCTTGCGCCTTGCGTCTGGACAAACTGGAGCCATTCCTGGCCCAGCTCAAAGCTTTGGACGAACTGGTGAAGAGTTTTCCGACGGTAGAAACCGCGTAA
- the ispD gene encoding 2-C-methyl-D-erythritol 4-phosphate cytidylyltransferase, whose protein sequence is MNSPLPAFWAVIPAAGVGARMAADRPKQYLQLGGRTILEHSLGCFLDHPSLKGLVVSLAVDDPYWPNLACAGDSRIQRVDGGAERSGSVLNALLHLHAQGADDEDWVLVHDAARPNLSRDDLDKLLVELADDPVGGLLAVPARDTLKRVDKLGRVVETVDRSVIWQAYTPQMFRLGALHRALADSLVADAVITDEASAMEWAGLAPRLIEGRADNLKVTRPEDLDWLRQRWANRR, encoded by the coding sequence ATGAATTCCCCGTTACCGGCCTTCTGGGCCGTGATTCCTGCCGCGGGCGTCGGTGCCCGTATGGCCGCGGACCGTCCCAAGCAATACTTGCAACTGGGCGGGCGCACTATTCTCGAACACAGCCTTGGTTGTTTCCTTGATCATCCTTCCCTGAAGGGGTTGGTGGTCAGTCTTGCTGTGGATGATCCTTATTGGCCGAATCTGGCGTGCGCTGGCGATTCGCGTATACAGCGGGTTGACGGCGGCGCCGAGCGTTCCGGGTCGGTGCTCAACGCCTTGCTGCATTTGCATGCGCAGGGTGCTGACGATGAGGATTGGGTGTTGGTGCACGATGCTGCACGGCCCAATCTGAGTCGTGATGATCTGGACAAGTTGCTGGTTGAACTGGCTGACGACCCGGTCGGCGGACTGCTGGCGGTTCCGGCTCGCGATACCCTGAAGCGGGTCGACAAACTCGGGCGTGTCGTTGAAACCGTGGATCGCAGTGTGATCTGGCAGGCTTACACGCCGCAGATGTTTCGCCTGGGTGCGCTGCATCGGGCATTGGCTGACAGCCTGGTGGCTGACGCGGTTATCACCGACGAGGCTTCGGCCATGGAATGGGCCGGGCTGGCGCCACGCTTGATAGAAGGGCGTGCCGATAATCTCAAGGTCACCCGGCCTGAAGACCTCGACTGGCTGCGGCAGCGCTGGGCTAATCGTCGCTAA
- a CDS encoding S-(hydroxymethyl)glutathione dehydrogenase/class III alcohol dehydrogenase: MIKSRAAVAFEAKKPLEIVEVDVAMPKAGEVLLRVVASGVCHTDAYTLSGADPEGIFPSILGHEGGAVVEAVGEGVTSVAVGDHVIPLYTPECRQCKFCLSGKTNLCQAIRATQGKGLMPDGTTRFSYKGQPIFHYMGTSTFSEYTVLPEISVAKIPKEAPLEKVCLLGCGVTTGIGAVLNTAKVKPGDTVAIFGLGGIGLSAVIGAVKAKAARIIAIDINPAKFEIAKQLGATDCVNPKDFDRPIQEVIVDMTDGGVDFSFECIGNVQLMRAALECCHKGWGESVIIGVAGAGQEISTRPFQLVTGRVWRGSAFGGVRGRTELPSYVEMAESGEIPLDTFITHTMGLEDINKAFDLMHEGKSIRSVIHF; the protein is encoded by the coding sequence ATGATCAAGTCGCGCGCTGCCGTTGCCTTCGAGGCCAAGAAACCCCTCGAGATCGTTGAAGTCGATGTCGCCATGCCCAAGGCCGGTGAAGTTTTGCTGCGTGTGGTTGCCTCCGGTGTCTGCCATACCGATGCGTACACACTGTCGGGCGCTGATCCGGAAGGTATCTTCCCGTCGATCCTCGGTCACGAAGGTGGCGCGGTGGTTGAAGCCGTCGGCGAGGGCGTGACCTCCGTGGCGGTCGGCGATCACGTCATTCCGCTGTACACCCCGGAATGCCGCCAGTGCAAATTCTGCCTGTCGGGCAAGACCAACCTGTGTCAGGCGATTCGTGCGACCCAGGGCAAAGGTCTGATGCCAGATGGCACTACGCGTTTTTCCTACAAGGGTCAGCCGATTTTCCACTACATGGGCACCTCGACGTTCTCCGAGTACACCGTGTTGCCGGAAATCTCCGTCGCCAAAATTCCTAAAGAAGCACCGCTGGAAAAAGTCTGTCTGCTGGGTTGCGGCGTCACCACCGGCATCGGTGCGGTGCTCAATACTGCCAAGGTAAAACCGGGTGATACCGTGGCCATTTTCGGCCTCGGCGGCATCGGTCTGTCGGCGGTGATCGGCGCAGTAAAAGCCAAGGCGGCGCGGATCATTGCCATCGACATCAACCCGGCCAAATTCGAGATCGCCAAGCAGCTCGGTGCAACCGACTGCGTGAACCCGAAAGACTTCGACCGCCCGATCCAGGAAGTCATCGTCGACATGACCGATGGCGGCGTCGACTTTTCCTTCGAATGCATCGGCAACGTCCAATTGATGCGCGCCGCACTTGAGTGCTGCCACAAAGGTTGGGGCGAGTCGGTGATCATCGGCGTGGCCGGTGCAGGCCAGGAAATTTCGACCCGTCCGTTCCAGTTGGTCACCGGTCGCGTCTGGCGCGGTTCGGCGTTCGGCGGTGTGCGCGGTCGCACCGAATTGCCAAGCTATGTCGAAATGGCTGAATCCGGCGAAATCCCGCTGGATACGTTCATCACCCACACCATGGGCCTGGAAGATATCAACAAGGCTTTCGACCTGATGCATGAAGGAAAAAGCATCCGTTCCGTCATCCATTTCTGA
- the eno gene encoding phosphopyruvate hydratase — translation MAKIVDIKGREVLDSRGNPTVEADVLLDNGIIGSACAPSGASTGSREALELRDGDKSRYLGKGVLKAVANINGPIRDLLKGTDPSDQKALDHAMIKLDGTENKGSLGANAILAVSLAAAKAAAQDQDLPLYAHIANLNGTPGVYSMPVPMMNIINGGEHADNNVDIQEFMVQPVGAKSFSEGLRMGTEIFHHLKAVLKARGLSTAVGDEGGFAPNLASNEDALKVISEAVANAGYKLGTDVTLALDCAASEFYEDGKYNLSGEGQVFTAEGFADYLKGLTERYPIISIEDGLDESDWAGWKILTDKIGEKTQLVGDDLFVTNTKILKEGIDKKIANSILIKFNQIGTLTETLEAIQMAKAAGYTAVISHRSGETEDSTIADLAVGTSAGQIKTGSLCRSDRVSKYNQLLRIEEQLNGKAKYNGRSEFRG, via the coding sequence ATGGCAAAAATCGTCGACATCAAAGGTCGTGAAGTTCTCGACTCCCGTGGCAACCCCACCGTGGAAGCGGACGTGCTTCTCGATAACGGCATCATCGGCAGCGCTTGCGCGCCGTCCGGTGCTTCCACTGGCTCGCGTGAAGCGCTCGAGCTGCGTGATGGCGACAAGAGCCGTTACCTGGGCAAGGGCGTTCTGAAAGCCGTCGCCAACATCAACGGTCCGATCCGCGACCTGTTGAAAGGTACTGACCCAAGCGACCAGAAAGCACTCGATCACGCGATGATCAAGCTCGACGGCACTGAAAACAAGGGTTCCCTGGGCGCCAACGCGATCCTCGCCGTTTCCCTGGCCGCGGCCAAGGCAGCAGCACAGGACCAGGACCTGCCGCTGTACGCACACATCGCCAACCTGAACGGCACACCGGGTGTGTACTCGATGCCGGTTCCGATGATGAACATCATCAACGGTGGCGAGCACGCCGATAACAACGTCGACATCCAGGAATTCATGGTTCAGCCGGTTGGCGCCAAGTCTTTCTCGGAAGGTCTGCGCATGGGCACCGAGATTTTCCATCACCTCAAAGCCGTACTGAAGGCCCGTGGCCTGAGCACTGCCGTAGGTGACGAAGGTGGTTTCGCGCCGAACCTGGCGTCCAACGAAGATGCTTTGAAAGTGATCTCCGAAGCGGTGGCCAACGCCGGTTACAAACTGGGCACCGACGTGACCCTGGCACTGGACTGCGCGGCCAGCGAATTCTACGAAGACGGCAAGTACAACCTGTCCGGCGAAGGCCAGGTGTTCACCGCTGAAGGGTTCGCCGACTACCTCAAAGGTCTGACCGAGCGTTACCCGATCATCTCCATCGAAGATGGCCTGGACGAGTCCGACTGGGCTGGCTGGAAAATCCTCACCGACAAGATCGGCGAGAAAACCCAGCTGGTAGGCGACGACCTGTTCGTGACCAACACCAAGATCCTGAAAGAAGGCATCGATAAAAAGATCGCCAACTCGATCCTGATCAAGTTCAACCAGATCGGCACCCTGACCGAAACCCTGGAAGCCATCCAGATGGCCAAGGCTGCCGGTTACACCGCGGTGATCTCCCACCGCTCCGGCGAAACCGAAGATTCGACCATTGCCGACCTGGCTGTGGGCACTTCGGCTGGCCAGATCAAGACCGGCTCACTGTGCCGTTCCGATCGCGTCTCCAAGTACAACCAACTGCTGCGTATCGAAGAGCAGTTGAACGGCAAAGCCAAGTACAACGGCCGCAGCGAGTTCCGCGGTTAA
- a CDS encoding acetyl-CoA carboxylase carboxyltransferase subunit alpha, with protein MNPNFLDFEQPIADLQAKIEELRLVGNDNSLNIGDEISRLQDKSNTLTEDIFGKLTSWQIARLARHPKRPYTLDYIEHIFTEFDELHGDRHFSDDAAIVGGVARLDDQPVMIIGHQKGREVREKVRRNFGMPRPEGYRKACRLMEMAERFKMPILTFIDTPGAYPGIDAEERNQSEAIAWNLRVMARLKTPIIATVIGEGGSGGALAIGVCDQLNMLQYSTYAVISPEGCASILWKTAEKAPDAAEAMGITAERLKGLGIVDKVIGEPLGGAHRDPAAAAASIRAELSSQLAMLKKFDNEALLARRYERLMSYGL; from the coding sequence ATGAACCCGAATTTTCTAGATTTCGAACAGCCGATCGCCGACCTGCAAGCCAAGATCGAAGAGTTGCGCTTGGTCGGTAACGACAATTCGCTGAATATCGGCGATGAGATCTCCCGCCTGCAGGACAAAAGCAACACGCTGACCGAGGATATCTTCGGCAAGCTGACCAGCTGGCAGATCGCGCGTCTGGCGCGTCATCCGAAACGTCCATACACCCTGGACTACATCGAACATATCTTCACCGAGTTCGACGAACTGCACGGCGACCGTCACTTTTCCGACGACGCTGCCATCGTTGGCGGCGTGGCCCGTCTGGATGACCAGCCGGTGATGATCATCGGTCACCAGAAAGGCCGCGAAGTGCGCGAGAAGGTTCGTCGCAACTTCGGCATGCCGCGTCCGGAAGGCTACCGCAAGGCGTGCCGCCTGATGGAAATGGCCGAACGCTTCAAGATGCCGATCCTGACCTTCATCGATACGCCGGGCGCCTACCCGGGCATCGACGCTGAAGAGCGCAACCAGAGCGAAGCGATCGCCTGGAACCTGCGCGTCATGGCTCGCCTGAAAACCCCAATCATCGCCACCGTGATCGGTGAAGGTGGTTCCGGTGGTGCACTGGCCATCGGTGTGTGCGATCAGCTGAACATGTTGCAGTATTCGACCTATGCGGTGATCTCGCCGGAAGGTTGTGCTTCGATTCTGTGGAAAACCGCAGAAAAAGCACCGGATGCCGCTGAAGCCATGGGCATCACTGCCGAGCGCCTGAAAGGCTTGGGCATCGTGGATAAAGTGATCGGCGAGCCTTTGGGCGGCGCTCATCGTGATCCGGCTGCGGCCGCTGCATCGATCCGTGCCGAGCTGAGCTCGCAGCTGGCGATGTTGAAGAAGTTTGATAACGAAGCGCTGCTGGCCCGTCGTTACGAGCGTCTGATGAGCTACGGTCTCTGA
- a CDS encoding LysR substrate-binding domain-containing protein, translating into MSENRWEGIDEFVAVAECSQFTAAAERLGVSSSHISRQIVRLEERLQTRLLYRSTRRVTLTEAGQTFLQHCQRLQDGREEALRAVGDLTSEPKGMLRMTCAVAYGERFIVPLVTRFMGIYPQLRIDIELSNRQLDLVHEGLDLAIRLGRLQDSRLVAARLAPRRMYLCASPSYLKRYGRPHSLSELSRHNCLIGSSDLWQLEQNGREFSQRVQGNWRCNSGQAVLDAALQGVGLCQLPDYYVLEYLKSGELISLLDAHQPPNTAVWALYPQQRHLSPKVRKLVDYLKEGLAERPEYRI; encoded by the coding sequence ATGTCCGAGAACCGTTGGGAAGGTATCGACGAATTCGTCGCCGTGGCCGAGTGCAGCCAGTTCACGGCTGCCGCAGAACGGCTTGGGGTTTCTTCTTCCCACATCAGTCGACAGATAGTACGCCTCGAAGAGCGCCTTCAGACGCGACTGCTGTACCGCAGCACCCGTCGCGTCACGCTGACCGAAGCGGGCCAGACCTTTTTGCAGCATTGCCAGCGTTTGCAGGACGGTCGTGAAGAAGCGCTAAGAGCGGTCGGCGACCTGACCAGCGAACCCAAAGGCATGCTGCGCATGACCTGCGCCGTGGCATACGGCGAACGGTTCATCGTGCCGCTGGTAACGCGATTCATGGGGATTTATCCGCAACTTCGAATCGATATCGAACTGAGCAACCGGCAACTGGACCTGGTGCATGAAGGCCTGGACCTGGCGATCCGCCTCGGCCGCCTTCAGGACTCGCGGCTGGTGGCAGCGCGATTGGCGCCGCGGCGCATGTATCTGTGCGCGTCGCCTTCCTACCTGAAACGGTACGGACGCCCACACAGCTTGTCGGAACTGAGCCGCCACAACTGCCTCATTGGCAGCTCGGATCTCTGGCAACTGGAACAGAACGGGCGGGAATTTTCCCAGCGCGTACAGGGAAACTGGCGCTGCAACAGTGGGCAAGCGGTGCTGGATGCGGCGTTACAGGGTGTCGGGTTGTGTCAGTTGCCGGATTACTACGTGCTGGAATACCTGAAAAGCGGCGAACTGATTTCGCTGCTGGATGCCCACCAACCGCCGAACACTGCGGTGTGGGCGCTTTATCCACAGCAACGACACCTGTCGCCGAAGGTTCGCAAGTTGGTGGATTATTTGAAGGAAGGGTTGGCCGAGCGGCCGGAGTATCGAATTTAA
- the ispF gene encoding 2-C-methyl-D-erythritol 2,4-cyclodiphosphate synthase, with translation MRIGHGYDVHRFADGDFITLGGVRIAHGFGLLAHSDGDVLLHALSDALLGAAALGDIGKHFPDTDPKFKGADSRVLLRHVVALVHAKGWKVGNVDNTIVAQAPKMAPHIESMRALIAADLQVELDQVNVKATTTEKLGFVGREEGIAVHSVALLLRA, from the coding sequence ATGCGTATTGGCCACGGCTATGATGTGCACCGTTTCGCTGATGGCGATTTCATTACTCTGGGCGGCGTGCGCATTGCACACGGCTTCGGGCTGCTCGCTCACTCCGACGGTGACGTCCTGCTGCACGCCTTGAGCGATGCCTTGCTCGGCGCCGCTGCGCTGGGTGATATCGGCAAGCACTTCCCGGACACCGACCCAAAATTCAAGGGCGCCGACAGCCGTGTGCTGTTGCGTCACGTCGTCGCACTGGTCCACGCCAAAGGCTGGAAAGTCGGCAACGTCGATAACACCATCGTCGCCCAGGCGCCGAAAATGGCCCCGCATATCGAATCGATGCGCGCGCTGATTGCCGCGGATCTTCAAGTTGAGTTGGATCAAGTGAACGTGAAAGCTACCACCACCGAAAAGCTCGGCTTTGTCGGTCGCGAAGAAGGTATCGCCGTGCATTCCGTTGCCTTGTTGCTGCGCGCATGA
- the fghA gene encoding S-formylglutathione hydrolase, with protein sequence MSLENISCQKSFGGWHKRYRHRSDVLGCDMVFAVYLPPQAEQGGKLPVLYWLSGLTCTDENFMQKAGALRMAAELGLIIVAPDTSPRGPDVPGDPDGAWDFGLGAGFYLNATQEPWSRHYRMHDYVVQELPALVEAHFPASDKRGISGHSMGGHGALVCALRNPGRYQSVSAFSPINNPMDCPWGQKAFSRYLGEERSKWREWDACALIAEAEEKLPLLVDQGDRDDFLATQLKPEALLQATRLAGHPLTLRLQPGYDHSYFFIASFIDDHLQHHGRALGV encoded by the coding sequence ATGAGCCTGGAAAATATCTCCTGTCAGAAAAGCTTCGGCGGCTGGCATAAGCGTTATCGGCACCGCTCCGATGTGCTGGGCTGCGACATGGTGTTCGCTGTGTACCTGCCGCCACAAGCGGAGCAGGGCGGCAAACTGCCGGTGCTGTACTGGTTGTCCGGCCTGACCTGCACCGACGAGAACTTCATGCAAAAGGCCGGCGCCCTGCGCATGGCCGCGGAGCTCGGGCTGATCATCGTTGCGCCGGACACCAGCCCACGCGGTCCTGATGTGCCGGGTGACCCGGATGGCGCCTGGGACTTCGGTCTCGGCGCCGGGTTTTATCTGAACGCCACGCAGGAGCCGTGGTCGCGCCACTATCGGATGCATGACTATGTCGTGCAGGAATTGCCGGCATTGGTCGAGGCTCATTTCCCTGCTTCGGACAAGCGCGGCATCAGCGGTCATTCCATGGGCGGCCACGGCGCTCTTGTCTGCGCATTGCGCAATCCGGGTCGGTATCAGTCGGTGTCGGCGTTTTCGCCAATCAACAATCCGATGGACTGCCCTTGGGGCCAGAAGGCCTTTTCCCGTTACCTGGGGGAAGAGCGTTCGAAATGGCGCGAATGGGATGCCTGCGCGTTGATCGCCGAGGCCGAGGAGAAGCTGCCGCTATTGGTCGACCAAGGGGATCGTGATGATTTCCTGGCTACCCAGCTCAAGCCAGAAGCCTTGCTACAAGCAACCAGGCTGGCCGGTCATCCGCTGACGTTGCGCCTGCAACCCGGCTACGACCACAGCTATTTCTTCATTGCCAGCTTCATCGACGACCACTTGCAACATCACGGACGCGCCCTAGGCGTCTAA
- a CDS encoding CTP synthase, with protein MTRYIFVTGGVVSSLGKGIASASLAAILEARGLKVTMLKLDPYINVDPGTMSPFQHGEVFVTHDGAETDLDLGHYERFIRTTMTQNNNFTTGRVYEHVLRKERRGDYLGATIQVIPHITDEIKRRIIKGAGDADVAMVEIGGTVGDIESQPFLEAIRQLRFEVGAKRAMLMHLTLVPYIATAGETKTKPTQHSVKELRSIGLQPDVLVCRSDHPIDISSRRKIAQFTNVEERAVIALEDADTIYKIPGILHSQGLDDFVVERFGLQCGGADLSEWEAVVDAKLNPEHEVTIAMVGKYMELLDAYKSLIEAMSHAGISNRTKVNLRYIDSEDIENQGTALLEGVDAILVPGGFGLRGVEGKITAVQYARENKIPYLGICLGMQVAVIEFARNVMGWKDANSTEFDRASGHPVVGLITEWEDATGAVETRTETSDLGGTMRLGAQDCLLESGSLVHDCYGKDVIVERHRHRYEVNNNLLPQIMEAGLKISGRSGDGALVEVVEAPDHPWFVACQFHPEFTSTPRDGHPLFSGFVKAALAQHQKKA; from the coding sequence ATGACGCGCTACATATTCGTCACGGGCGGTGTTGTTTCTTCATTGGGGAAAGGCATTGCATCGGCTTCATTGGCGGCCATCCTGGAGGCGCGGGGACTTAAGGTCACCATGCTGAAGCTGGATCCGTACATCAACGTCGACCCGGGCACCATGAGCCCGTTCCAGCACGGTGAAGTGTTCGTCACCCACGACGGCGCCGAGACCGACCTGGACCTGGGCCACTACGAGCGGTTCATCCGCACGACCATGACCCAGAACAACAACTTCACCACCGGCCGTGTCTACGAACACGTCCTGCGCAAAGAGCGCCGTGGTGATTACCTGGGCGCCACCATCCAGGTCATTCCCCACATCACCGACGAAATCAAGCGCCGGATCATCAAGGGCGCCGGCGATGCCGACGTGGCGATGGTCGAGATCGGTGGCACCGTGGGTGACATCGAATCCCAGCCGTTCCTCGAAGCCATCCGTCAACTGCGTTTCGAAGTCGGTGCCAAGCGCGCGATGCTGATGCACCTGACACTGGTGCCGTACATCGCCACCGCCGGCGAAACCAAAACCAAGCCAACCCAGCACTCGGTCAAGGAACTGCGTTCCATCGGCCTGCAACCTGATGTGCTGGTGTGCCGCTCCGATCACCCGATCGACATCTCCTCGCGTCGCAAGATCGCGCAGTTCACCAACGTTGAAGAACGTGCGGTGATTGCGCTGGAAGACGCCGACACCATCTACAAGATCCCGGGCATCCTGCATTCGCAAGGCCTGGATGATTTCGTCGTCGAGCGTTTCGGCCTGCAATGCGGCGGCGCGGATCTGTCCGAGTGGGAAGCCGTGGTCGACGCCAAGCTCAACCCTGAGCACGAAGTCACCATCGCCATGGTCGGCAAGTACATGGAGTTGCTGGACGCCTACAAGTCGCTGATCGAAGCGATGAGTCACGCCGGCATCAGCAACCGCACCAAGGTCAACCTGCGCTACATCGATTCCGAAGACATTGAAAACCAGGGCACCGCGCTGCTGGAAGGCGTCGACGCGATCCTGGTTCCTGGCGGTTTCGGACTGCGCGGCGTGGAAGGCAAGATCACCGCCGTCCAGTACGCTCGTGAAAACAAGATTCCGTACCTCGGCATCTGCCTGGGCATGCAAGTGGCCGTGATCGAGTTCGCTCGTAACGTCATGGGCTGGAAAGACGCCAACTCCACCGAGTTCGATCGTGCAAGCGGTCACCCGGTCGTGGGTCTGATCACCGAGTGGGAAGATGCCACCGGTGCTGTCGAAACCCGTACCGAAACATCCGATCTGGGCGGCACCATGCGCCTTGGCGCGCAGGATTGCCTGCTGGAGTCGGGTTCCCTGGTTCACGACTGCTATGGCAAGGACGTGATCGTCGAGCGTCACCGTCATCGCTACGAAGTGAACAACAACCTGCTGCCGCAAATCATGGAAGCCGGCCTGAAAATCTCCGGTCGTTCCGGTGATGGCGCGCTGGTTGAAGTGGTTGAAGCGCCGGATCATCCATGGTTCGTCGCTTGCCAGTTCCACCCTGAGTTCACCTCGACACCACGTGACGGTCACCCGTTGTTCAGCGGTTTCGTCAAAGCAGCTTTGGCTCAACACCAGAAGAAGGCGTGA